A genomic stretch from Primulina huaijiensis isolate GDHJ02 chromosome 14, ASM1229523v2, whole genome shotgun sequence includes:
- the LOC140957768 gene encoding uncharacterized protein — MGVDAFDVQVYLGKLLRFSSRICVAFLIEYPFISFPLLCLFLLYMSFPSVFWFLLYSFPILVSTAIILRIFFSIENGNKNKEDEPGNTSSAEIKRSLKHARSVRRRRAQHINVEENNDSHECNMEEKNAVFSTSFNHDMVDKNALIEESPIEIREIEMDSSFTKGITGEGPKRFTRLGSLEDEGQEENRIWNIGDQKSVIDVGIERTKRLESMIARRRARKLLSLQVRRTLMNMDRNDHATANLSSLVIPKHDDTSIFSSNGSGQISPVPGSAPSVMIPMRNPFDLPYDPQEEKPDLSGDSFQQEFMPANQNDVMFCRHESFSLGAFLPSKKKQNRLEGTSSFQDFGFRQKSCSKEYQVSNLGNPFCNQESCTCNETNKTKETESESPQVIEPESISNNADDHIKEVIQVYENGDHPQEDIDRAHEGSIRNDNSSTMPSSSSSSQENEPYFKIDKGAILKSLSSMARRNNDIEAKENTDRIGDHLNYGAYISDKSSLDDHFYYAGKIVPHHTPSFSIASDMQVEVSEISSPPLTINENISSQGEDVSTYDVDMDKEITGCGHDFWEGSSYLSGVEGELLSREVNDDSEQDITEIEISRIHEYENSLVTESMIDHGEMMNISAPPETGEILEEIHSNEGGQRFAEVSIFQVTMDSNDPQTLNLTENLGVQQIPEIPSSLSPNSVLQPTFSLDQSILSIVDQDIEEIQQSVTHNGELLSPVTSRNSTPMTEHSVALPQAGADIEISQESSEASGMSTVEGEDTASVDNQETLELNGLNSNGVESGSSQMLGSDELAELLQPEETGLISLNKNAEVSRKSIEARHINYVNSPNPSLSTEEELTEDQENVTKEVVTHGDSNDSRSYEDQRENPGSENSIREEHHSNNFMNHI; from the exons ATGGGTGTCGATGCATTTGATGTTCAAGTTTATCTAGGGAAGCTATTAAGATTTTCATCAAGAATTTGTGTTGCATTCTTGATAGAATATCCATTTATTTCATTTCCTTTGCTATGCTTATTTCTCCTGTACATGTCATTTCCGTCGGTTTTCTGGTTTTTGCTGTATAGTTTCCCCATTCTTGTCTCTACAGCCATCATTCTCAGAATCTTTTTCAGTATTGAAAAtggaaataaaaacaaagagGATGAGCCTGGTAATACAAGCTCTGCAGAGATCAAAAGATCTTTAAAACATGCCCGATCTGTGAGACGAAGACGGGCTCAACATATCAACGTGGAAGAGAATAATGATAGTCATGAATGCAACATGGAAGAGAAAAACGCGGTTTTCTCAACGAGTTTCAATCATGATATGGTTGACAAAAATGCACTGATTGAAGAAAGCCCAATAGAGATTCGAGAGATTGAGATGGATTCTTCATTTACGAAGGGCATCACAGGTGAAGGGCCTAAAAGATTTACACGTTTAGGGAGTTTGGAAGATGAAGGTCAAGAAGAGAATAGGATATGGAATATTGGTGATCAGAAAAGTGTAATTGATGTTGGCATTGAAAGAACGAAGCGACTAGAGAGCATGATTGCAAGGCGTAGGGCGCGAAAACTGCTGTCTCTTCAAGTTAGGAGAACGCTGATGAACATGGATAGAAATGATCatgcaactgcaaatctttctTCCCTTGTTATTCCCAAACACGATGATACCTCCATATTTTCTAGTAATGGTAGTGGTCAGATTTCTCCAGTACCTGGTTCGGCACCATCTGTTATGATACCAATGCGCAACCCCTTCGATCTTCCATACGATCCACAGGAGGAAAAACCGGACCTCTCAGGTGACAGCTTCCAGCAAGAGTTCATGCCTGCTAACCAAAACGATGTGATGTTTTGCAGGCATGAGAGCTTCAGCTTAGGGGCTTTCTTGCCTTCAAAAAAGAAACAGAATAGACTAGAAGGAACATCGTCATTCCAGGATTTTGGTTTCAGGCAAAAGAGTTGTTCAAAAGAGTATCAGGTCTCCAACCTGGGAAACCCTTTTTGCAACCAAGAATCTTGCACAT GTAATGAAACTAACAAGACAAAAGAAACAGAGTCAGAATCACCTCAAGTGATCGAACCTGAGTCGATATCTAATAATGCAGATGATCACATCAAAGAGGTCATTCAAGTATACGAGAATGGTGATCATCCCCAAGAAGATATTGACAGAGCACATGAAGGATCGATACGAAATGACAATTCAAGCACCATGCCgagttcatcatcttcatcacaAGAGAATGAGCCATACTTTAAAATAGATAAAGGAGCAATATTAAAATCTCTTTCTTCTATGGCTCGAAGAAACAATGATATAGAAGCAAAGGAGAACACTGACCGGATAGGAGACCATCTGAATTATGGAGCTTATATTTCTGATAAGAGTAGCTTGGACGATCACTTTTATTACGCAGGTAAGATTGTGCCACATCACACTCCTTCCTTCTCTATTGCTTCGGATATGCAGGTCGAAGTGTCAGAAATTAGTTCTCCTCCTCTAACAATCAACGAGAACATCTCATCCCAAGGTGAGGATGTTTCAACATATGATGTTGACATGGATAAAGAGATAACTGGATGCGGCCACGACTTTTGGGAAGGTTCATCCTACCTGTCAGGAGTGGAGGGTGAATTATTATCAAGAGAAGTAAATGATGACAGTGAACAAGACATTACAGAAATTGAAATTTCAAGAATTCACGAGTATGAGAATAGTCTTGTGACTGAATCCATGATAGATCACGGGGAAATGATGAATATTTCTGCACCACCTGAGACCGGAGAGATTCTCGAAGAAATCCACAGTAATGAAGGTGGGCAACGGTTTGCTGAAGTTAGCATTTTTCAGGTTACCATGGATTCTAATGATCCTCAAACATTAAATTTGACGGAAAATCTTGGGGTGCAACAAATTCCTGAAATCCCAAGCTCATTGTCTCCCAACTCTGTATTACAACCAACATTTTCATTGGATCAGAGTATTTTGTCAATTGTTGATCAAGACATTGAGGAGATTCAGCAATCCGTCACGCATAATGGAGAATTATTGAGTCCAGTTACCTCCAGAAACTCAACACCTATGACAGAGCACTCAGTGGCTCTTCCACAAGCTGGTGCAGATATCGAAATTTCACAG GAATCATCTGAAGCTTCTGGAATGTCTACCGTGGAAGGTGAGGACACTGCGTCGGTCGATAATCAAGAAACTCTTGAATTAAATGGCCTAAACTCTAATGGGGTTGAAAGTGGTAGCTCACAGATGTTGGGGAGTGATGAACTTGCAGAGTTGTTGCAGCCAGAGGAAACTGGACTCATATCTCTCAACAAGAACGCCGAAGTCTCGCGGAAAAGTATTGAAGCACGACATATAAATTATGTCAACAGCCCAAATCCATCACTATCTACTGAAGAG GAATTGACAGAGGATCAAGAAAATGTTACAAAAGAAGTTGTTACACACGGTGATAGTAATGATTCAAGAAGCTATGAAGATCAGAGAGAAAACCCAGGTTCAGAAAACAGTATCAGAGAGGAGCACCATTCCAATAATTTCATGAATCATATATGA
- the LOC140956581 gene encoding chloroplast stem-loop binding protein of 41 kDa b, chloroplastic-like — protein sequence MAMFTLLRPCSQIYSTQKAKPDLCSLSKSLGQCSTSRFGSVGHQYKKKQWQSKGALCVTASSAKKILIMGGTRFIGIFLSRLLVQEGHQVTLFTRGKAPIASQLPGESDADFNDFASEILHLKGDRMDFEFVKSSLSAEGFDVVYDINGREANEVEPILDALPNLEQYIYCSSAGVYLKTDYLPHFETDAVDPKSRHKGKLETESLLKSRGVNWTSIRPVYIYGPLNYNPVEEWFFHRLKAGRPIPIPNSGMQVTQLGHVKDLAVAFLRVLGNEKASEEVFNISGEKYVTFDGLARACAKAGGFPEPEIIHYNPKGFDFGKKKAFPFRDQHFFASVEKAKSVLGFVPEFNLVEGLTDSYNLDFGRGTFRKTADFSTDDIILGKSLSLVA from the exons ATGGCCATGTTCACACTTCTCAGACCCTGCTCTCAAATTTATTCTACACAAAAAGCCAAGCCAGATTTATGTTCACTTTCAAAATCT CTGGGGCAATGCTCAACTTCAAGGTTCGGGAGTGTTGGGCATCAG TATAAGAAGAAACAATGGCAGTCCAAAGGAGCATTGTGCGTTACCGCATCAAGTGCCAAGAAAATTCTTATAATGGGAGGCACCAGATTCATTGGTATTTTTTTGTCCAGGCTCCTTGTCCAAGAGGGCCACCAG GTTACTCTATTCACCAGAGGAAAAGCACCCATTGCCTCGCAATTACCGGGTGAATCAGACGCGGACTTTAACGATTTTGCATCCGAG ATCTTGCACTTGAAGGGAGACAGAATGGACTTTGAATTCGTAAAGAGCAGCCTTTCGGCGGAAGGATTTGATGTTGTATATGATATCAATG GTCGTGAAGCAAATGAAGTGGAACCAATTTTAGACGCTTTACCAAACCTCGAACA GTACATTTACTGCTCTTCAGCCGGAGTGTACCTCAAAACCGATTATCTACCACATTTTGAG ACTGATGCAGTTGATCCAAAGAGCAGACACAAGGGCAAGCTAGAGACGGAGAGCTTATTAAAGTCGCGGGGCGTAAATTGGACTTCTATCAGGCCAGTCTACATTTATGGACCGTTGAACTATAATCCAGTTGAAGAGTGGTTCTTCCATCGATTGAAAGCTGGTAGGCCAATACCAATTCCCAATTCAGGAATGCAGGTCACACAACTTGGCCATGTGAAG GATCTTGCTGTTGCTTTTCTTCGAGTTCTTGGCAATGAAAAAGCAAGTGAAGAGGTTTTCAACATCTCTGGAGAAAAATACGTTACTTTCGATGGATTAGCAAGAGCATGCGCCAAG GCTGGTGGATTCCCAGAACCTGAGATTATTCACTACAACCCCAAGGGGTTTGATTTTGGTAAAAAGAAAGCTTTTCCATTCCGCGACCAG CATTTCTTTGCGTCGGTTGAAAAGGCGAAGAGTGTGCTGGGATTTGTACCGGAATTCAATCTAGTTGAAGGTCTTACAGATTCCTACAACCTGGATTTTGGTAGGGGGACATTCAGGAAAACAGCAGATTTCTCAACAGATGATATTATCCTAGGAAAGAGCCTTAGCCTTGTTGCTTAG
- the LOC140957335 gene encoding transcription factor DIVARICATA-like, translating into MKWDMEILSPSSCFSNSSWFLGESRATGWTPEENKAFENALAIFDENTPDRWQRVAEMVPGKTVGDVIRQYKELEDDVSSIEAGLIPVPGYTTSLPFTLEWGGSHVYDGFKQSCHVSGGRKSGSLVRSSDQERKKGVPWTEEEHKLFLMGLKKYGKGDWRNISRNFVITRTPTQVASHAQKYFIRQLSGGKDKRRASIHDITIVNLCDNQTPPPDNKKPPSPEQPNSASPIHELPFQWNQTNRDTIVGFNPGGIRPYAAGSYGLKALGQNLSRSAAYESYLGSQNLIFQMQSGLHYPNTRNLGS; encoded by the exons ATGAAGTGGGATATGGAGATTTTGTCACCAAGTTCATGCTTTTCAAACTCTAGCTGGTTTCTCGGTGAGAGCAGGGCCACAGGTTGGACTCCAGAGGAGAACAAGGCCTTTGAGAATGCACTTGCTATATTCGATGAAAATACACCCGATCGATGGCAAAGAGTGGCTGAAATGGTTCCAGGAAAAACCGTTGGAGATGTGATAAGGCAATACAAAGAATTGGAAGATGATGTTAGTAGTATAGAGGCGGGGTTGATCCCAGTTCCTGGTTATACTACATCATTGCCTTTTACACTTGAATGGGGTGGTAGCCATGTTTATGATGGATTTAAGCAATCTTGTCACGTTTCCGGGGGAAGAAAATCGGGTTCTTTGGTTCGCTCTTCCGATCAAGAGCGGAAAAAGGGTGTCCCATGGACTGAAGAAGAGCACAA GTTGTTCTTGATGGGGCTGAAGAAATATGGAAAGGGAGACTGGAGAAACATATCTCGAAATTTCGTGATTACTCGAACACCAACTCAGGTCGCCAGCCATGCTCAGAAGTACTTCATCAGGCAACTTTCCGGTGGAAAAGATAAAAGAAGAGCGAGCATTCATGACATAACAATAGTAAACCTCTGTGACAATCAAACGCCTCCACCAGATAATAAAAAACCACCTTCACCAGAGCAGCCAAATTCGGCCTCTCCTATTCACGAGCTTCCCTTCCAGTGGAATCAGACGAATCGTGACACAATCGTTGGCTTTAACCCAGGCGGTATCCGCCCTTATGCTGCTGGTTCTTATGGACTTAAAGCTCTGGGCCAGAACCTATCAAGAAGTGCAGCATATGAATCGTATTTGGGAtctcaaaatttgatatttcaGATGCAATCTGGGCTTCATTATCCTAATACTCGAAACCTTGGAAGCTAa
- the LOC140957769 gene encoding cytochrome P450 86A1-like, translating to MDTLLLFFCFAAVISAYGLWFWPLARKLTGPKAWPVVGSLPHLFINRSRIHDWIAGNLLSTGSAATYQTCTIAIPFLARKQGFYTVTCHPKNIEHILRTRFYNYPKGPTWQTAFHDLLGQGIFNSDGDTWLLQRKTAALEFTTRTLRQAMARWVNRTIRTRFWVILEKAAKNHTPVDLQDLLLRLTFDNICGLTFGKDPETLSIEMPENPFAIAFDSATEATLQRLLYPGFLWRLKKLLDVGSEKRLRRSLNIVENYMTEALDARKQNPSDDLLSRFMKKRDIDGSLFSNSILKRIALNFVLAGRDTSSVALSWFFWLVMNTPHVEEKIIKEILNVLQKTRGKDTQKWIEDPLTFDEADQLVYLKAALAETLRLYPSVPEDFKYVVSDDILPDGTELPAGSTVTYSIYSMGRMKNIWGDDCMEFKPERWLSENGDHFEPAKDNYKFVAFNGGPRTCLGKELAYLQMKSVASAVLLRYRLSLVPGHRVEQKMSLTLFMKNGLKVYLKPRELPVIVSV from the coding sequence ATGGACACTCTATTACTTTTCTTCTGCTTTGCAGCGGTGATATCAGCTTATGGCTTATGGTTTTGGCCGCTAGCAAGAAAACTCACCGGCCCGAAGGCGTGGCCAGTTGTCGGTAGCCTTCCGCATCTATTCATCAATCGGAGTCGAATCCACGACTGGATAGCTGGAAACCTCCTTTCTACAGGCAGCGCCGCCACGTATCAAACATGCACCATAGCCATCCCGTTCTTGGCTAGGAAACAAGGGTTCTACACAGTCACATGTCACCCGAAGAACATAGAACACATTCTTCGGACCCGGTTCTATAACTATCCGAAAGGCCCTACTTGGCAAACCGCCTTTCATGATCTTTTGGGACAAGGGATATTCAACAGTGATGGTGACACGTGGCTGCTGCAGCGAAAAACTGCCGCTCTTGAGTTTACTACAAGGACTCTTCGCCAAGCGATGGCTCGCTGGGTGAACCGAACAATACGAACACGTTTTTGGGTTATCTTGGAGAAAGCCGCTAAAAATCACACACCAGTGGATTTACAAGATTTGTTGCTTCGTTTAACGTTTGATAATATATGTGGGCTTACTTTTGGGAAGGACCCTGAAACGTTGTCAATTGAAATGCCTGAGAATCCATTTGCAATTGCGTTTGATTCTGCGACCGAAGCAACTCTGCAGAGGCTACTCTACCCTGGTTTTCTATGGAGATTGAAGAAACTTCTTGATGTGGGATCTGAAAAGAGGTTGAGGAGAAGCCTAAATATTGTGGAAAATTACATGACAGAAGCACTTGACGCACGGAAACAAAATCCATCAGATGATCTTTTGTCCCGTTTCATGAAGAAGAGAGATATCGATGGTAGCCTCTTCTCAAACTCAATACTCAAACGGATAGCCTTAAACTTTGTTCTTGCGGGCCGCGACACATCCTCGGTGGCTCTAAGTTGGTTCTTCTGGCTCGTAATGAACACACCCCACGTCGAAGAAAAGATCATAAAGGAAATCTTGAATGTTCTCCAAAAAACCAGAGGCAAAGACACCCAGAAATGGATTGAAGACCCGCTGACATTTGATGAAGCAGACCAACTAGTTTACCTAAAGGCAGCACTAGCCGAGACTCTCCGTTTGTACCCTTCCGTGCCTGAAGACTTCAAATACGTTGTCTCGGATGACATTTTACCCGATGGGACGGAGTTACCTGCTGGTTCAACGGTGACATATTCAATATACTCCATGGGGAGGATGAAGAATATTTGGGGTGACGATTGCATGGAGTTTAAACCGGAGAGGTGGCTATCAGAGAACGGTGACCATTTCGAACCGGCCAAGGATAACTACAAGTTTGTGGCATTTAATGGTGGACCTAGGACTTGTTTAGGGAAGGAGTTGGCTTATCTCCAGATGAAGTCTGTGGCATCAGCCGTTCTCCTCCGGTACCGGCTGTCATTAGTTCCGGGCCACCGGGTCGAGCAGAAGATGTCTTTAACTTTATTCATGAAGAATGGGCTCAAAGTTTACCTGAAACCACGTGAATTACCGGTGATAGTGTCTGTGTGA